In a single window of the Arachis hypogaea cultivar Tifrunner chromosome 6, arahy.Tifrunner.gnm2.J5K5, whole genome shotgun sequence genome:
- the LOC112805364 gene encoding uncharacterized protein, whose product MALVKVSKQRLQTIRDDGWSLLLDEVSLFCDKYNITVPKMDDIFVSQERSRRKAQNISNLHHFQVEIFNQVVDRQLQELNNRFTEVDIELLLCIACLNPRHSFLAFDKEKLIQLAQFYPLEFSSTQLLALDSQLENFILDVRSDDQFSNLNRIGTLSQKLVETRKNIVYPLVFLLLKLALVLPVATASVERTFSAMNIIKSWLRNQLEQN is encoded by the exons ATGGCATTGGTTAAAGTGTCTAAGCAACGGTTGCAAACTATAAGAGATGATGGTTGGTCTCTTTTACTTGACGAAGTCTCATTGTTTTGTGACAAATATAATATTACTGTTCCAAAAATGGATGATATATTTGTGTCACAAGAAAGATCAAGACGCAAAGCTCAAAATATCTCAAATTTGCATCATTTTCAAGTTGAGATATTTAATCAAGTAGTTGATagacaacttcaagaactcaacaatCGTTTTACAGAAGTGGATATTGAATTACTTCTTTGTATAGCTTGTCTGAATCCAAGACACTCATTTCTTGCATTTGATAAGGAGAAGTTAATCCAGTTAGCTCAATTCTATCCATTAGAATTTTCTTCTACTCAACTTTTGGCACTTGATAGTCAACTTGAGAACTTCATACTAGATGTGCGTTCTGATGATCAATTCTCAAACTTAAATAGAATTGGTACTCTTTCTCAGAAATTGGTTgagactcgaaaaaatattgtttatccaTTAGTATTTCTTCTTTTGAAGTTAGCTTTAGTTTTGCCTGTAGCAACTGCATCAGTTGAAAGAACTTTCTCTGCTATGAACATCATAAAAAGTTGGCTTCGCAACC AATTAGAACAAAATTAG